From Staphylococcus sp. M0911, a single genomic window includes:
- the sat gene encoding sulfate adenylyltransferase, with protein sequence MSEHKTYTNDTIRPHGGTLVNRIVEGTEREQLIENAKSLHSIILNQWSLSDLELIGIGGFSPLTGFMNQADYESVVEHVHLKNGHVWSVPITLPVSQTEANNLEIGEQVALYGEDGTLYGVLDLEEKYTYDKEKEAQHVYGTTDNAHPGVKKVYEKGEYYLAGPIQLINRPQHDAFVDYHLDPLETRQLFNELNWKTVVGFQTRNPVHRAHEYIQKSALEIVDGLLLNPLVGETKSDDIPAEVRMESYQAILKNYFPENRARLVIYPAAMRYAGPREAILHALVRQNYGCTHFIVGRDHAGVGDYYGTYEAQEFISQFENELDIQILKFEHAFYCEACGNMATAKTCPHDASNHLHLSGTKVREKLRNGESLPEKFSRPEVANVLIKGLKEK encoded by the coding sequence ATGTCAGAGCATAAAACGTATACAAATGATACTATTCGCCCACATGGTGGAACATTGGTCAATCGTATTGTAGAAGGTACAGAAAGAGAACAACTGATTGAAAATGCGAAGTCTTTACATTCAATTATATTAAATCAATGGAGCTTATCGGATCTAGAATTAATAGGCATTGGTGGGTTCAGTCCATTAACTGGTTTTATGAATCAAGCTGATTATGAAAGTGTCGTAGAACATGTTCATCTAAAAAATGGTCATGTTTGGAGTGTGCCAATTACATTGCCAGTAAGTCAAACAGAGGCTAACAATTTAGAGATTGGCGAACAGGTAGCACTATATGGAGAAGATGGTACATTGTATGGTGTGTTAGATTTAGAAGAAAAATATACTTATGATAAAGAAAAGGAAGCACAACATGTTTATGGTACAACAGATAATGCACATCCAGGGGTGAAAAAGGTTTACGAAAAAGGTGAGTATTACTTAGCCGGGCCAATACAATTGATTAATCGTCCACAACATGATGCGTTTGTAGATTACCATCTTGACCCATTAGAAACGAGACAGCTATTTAATGAATTGAATTGGAAGACTGTTGTAGGATTTCAAACTAGAAACCCAGTTCATCGTGCCCATGAATATATTCAGAAATCAGCATTAGAAATTGTAGATGGATTACTATTAAATCCATTAGTAGGTGAAACTAAATCTGATGACATTCCAGCAGAGGTAAGAATGGAAAGTTATCAAGCCATACTTAAAAACTATTTCCCAGAAAATCGAGCACGTTTAGTCATTTATCCAGCTGCGATGAGATATGCAGGTCCAAGAGAAGCCATTTTACATGCGCTAGTAAGACAAAACTATGGTTGCACACACTTTATTGTTGGTAGAGACCATGCAGGTGTTGGTGACTATTATGGCACTTATGAAGCACAGGAATTTATTTCTCAATTTGAAAATGAATTAGATATACAAATTTTAAAATTTGAGCATGCCTTTTACTGTGAAGCATGTGGCAATATGGCTACAGCTAAAACTTGTCCACACGATGCTTCGAATCATTTACATTTAAGTGGTACGAAAGTGAGAGAGAAATTACGCAACGGAGAATCATTACCAGAAAAATTTTCAAGACCAGAAGTGGCAAATGTGCTAATCAAAGGATTAAAAGAGAAATGA
- the cysC gene encoding adenylyl-sulfate kinase has product MSETKHITWHESEVTKAQRQTRNGHQSVLIWFTGLSGSGKSTVSVALEKALFEDGKQMYRLDGDNVRHGLNKNLGFSPEDRQENIRRIGEVGKLMVDSGAITVTAFISPYKQDRDNVRQLFEEQEFIEVYTQCSIETCEQRDPKGLYKKVRTGEIPEFTGISAPYEPPENPEIIIDTEDNSVEASVNQILNYLKEHHYI; this is encoded by the coding sequence ATGAGTGAAACAAAACATATTACATGGCACGAATCTGAAGTCACAAAAGCACAACGACAAACGCGTAATGGTCATCAAAGTGTATTAATTTGGTTTACTGGTTTATCAGGATCAGGTAAATCTACGGTATCGGTTGCTTTAGAAAAGGCATTATTTGAAGATGGCAAACAAATGTATCGTTTAGATGGAGATAATGTCAGACACGGTTTAAATAAAAATTTGGGATTTTCTCCTGAAGATAGACAAGAGAATATTCGACGCATCGGTGAAGTAGGTAAGCTAATGGTAGATTCAGGTGCAATTACAGTTACAGCTTTTATATCACCGTACAAACAAGATAGGGATAATGTTAGACAATTATTTGAGGAACAAGAATTTATCGAAGTTTATACACAATGCAGTATTGAGACTTGTGAGCAACGTGATCCTAAAGGCTTATATAAGAAGGTACGTACAGGTGAAATACCTGAATTTACAGGTATTAGTGCACCATATGAACCACCTGAAAATCCAGAGATTATCATTGATACTGAAGATAATAGTGTCGAGGCTTCAGTTAACCAAATATTAAACTATTTGAAAGAACATCATTATATTTAA
- a CDS encoding ArgE/DapE family deacylase: MSVFSKEDKIQILSDLIEINTENDNELEVCKYLKSLLSKYDIDSKIQEVDDNRANLIAEIGEGSPKLGISGHMDVVDAGDHNEWKHDPFKLTEEDGKLYGRGTTDMKGGLAALVIAMIEIKASGHLQQGSIRLMATTAEEREMSGAEKLKEQGYVDDLDGLIIAEPSDGFVFYASKGSMGLKVTSKGVPAHSSLPSLGHNAINTLIEFIQKIKEKYDDIKKNEGTHALDVHPFIDEFFGDQVDDKTEEKVEDVAAGLVIVNSIIRGGEQFNTVPEEAYAEFNVRTVPEYDNRAIEQLFKDTIEEVDSDRLSLEVTVDHQTVYSQKDNTLVQSFLDYNNEFKVSGLVGATDAAELLVDKDEDFDLAIIGPGHMTMAHKTDEYVYKSRYLDYTDMYQQVMLNYLNKTK, translated from the coding sequence ATGAGTGTTTTTTCTAAAGAGGATAAAATTCAAATACTGTCGGATTTGATTGAGATCAATACTGAAAACGATAATGAACTTGAAGTATGTAAATATCTTAAATCATTATTGAGCAAATATGATATAGACTCTAAGATTCAGGAAGTTGACGATAATCGAGCGAATTTAATTGCCGAAATTGGTGAAGGGTCACCGAAACTAGGTATCTCAGGGCATATGGATGTTGTTGATGCTGGGGATCATAATGAATGGAAGCATGATCCATTTAAATTAACAGAAGAAGATGGTAAATTGTACGGTCGAGGTACGACTGATATGAAGGGCGGTTTAGCAGCATTAGTTATTGCTATGATTGAAATTAAAGCGTCAGGTCATCTACAACAAGGTTCAATTAGATTAATGGCTACTACAGCAGAAGAAAGAGAAATGTCAGGGGCAGAGAAACTTAAAGAACAAGGCTATGTTGATGATTTAGATGGTTTAATTATTGCCGAACCGTCAGATGGCTTCGTATTTTACGCCTCAAAAGGGTCCATGGGATTAAAAGTAACATCTAAAGGCGTGCCCGCACATAGCTCATTACCATCACTGGGACATAATGCGATTAATACCCTCATTGAATTTATTCAAAAAATTAAAGAAAAGTATGATGATATCAAGAAAAACGAAGGAACACATGCACTTGATGTTCACCCATTTATAGATGAATTTTTTGGAGACCAAGTTGACGATAAGACGGAAGAAAAAGTTGAAGACGTAGCAGCAGGACTGGTTATTGTTAATTCGATTATACGAGGTGGAGAACAATTTAATACAGTTCCTGAAGAAGCCTATGCTGAATTTAATGTGAGAACTGTACCTGAATATGATAATCGAGCCATTGAACAATTATTTAAAGATACGATAGAAGAGGTTGATAGTGACAGACTTTCTTTAGAAGTGACTGTCGATCATCAAACCGTATATTCTCAAAAAGATAACACGTTAGTACAAAGCTTTTTAGATTATAATAATGAATTTAAAGTATCTGGTTTAGTTGGGGCGACTGATGCAGCAGAATTATTAGTAGATAAAGATGAAGACTTTGATTTAGCTATTATTGGCCCAGGTCATATGACTATGGCACACAAAACAGATGAATATGTTTATAAATCAAGATATTTAGACTATACAGATATGTATCAACAAGTAATGTTGAATTATTTAAACAAAACCAAATAA
- a CDS encoding CHAP domain-containing protein yields MKKIATATIATAGFATFGLMQHDADAAENNNGYNPNDPYSYEYTYTIDQQGNYHYDWKGNWSPSQQQGNNNSYSYGNQATQNYNSNNATNNNQNTQSYTTDNTNNQGGGLGADYSTSDKNIKVTTQNAPSSNNSTAFSGQSGSGSNAYTAGQCTYYVYDKVGGKIGSNWGNASNWANAAAQDGYNVSNSPKQGAIMQTSQGAFGHVAYVENVNSDGSIKVSEMNYNGGPGNVSTRTISASQAGSYNYIS; encoded by the coding sequence ATGAAAAAAATCGCTACAGCTACAATTGCAACAGCAGGTTTCGCAACATTTGGTTTAATGCAACATGATGCAGATGCAGCAGAAAACAATAACGGATATAATCCTAATGACCCTTATTCATATGAATACACATATACGATTGATCAACAAGGTAACTACCACTATGATTGGAAAGGTAATTGGAGTCCTAGCCAACAACAAGGCAATAACAATAGTTATTCATATGGTAACCAAGCTACTCAAAACTACAATTCAAATAACGCTACAAACAATAATCAAAATACACAATCTTACACAACTGACAATACCAATAATCAAGGTGGCGGATTAGGTGCTGATTATTCAACATCAGATAAAAACATCAAAGTGACTACACAAAATGCGCCATCTTCAAATAACTCAACTGCATTTTCTGGACAATCAGGTTCTGGTTCAAATGCGTATACTGCTGGTCAATGTACTTATTATGTATATGACAAAGTTGGCGGTAAAATTGGTTCTAATTGGGGTAACGCAAGTAACTGGGCAAACGCAGCAGCACAAGATGGTTATAATGTAAGTAATTCACCTAAACAAGGTGCAATTATGCAAACATCACAAGGTGCATTTGGTCACGTTGCCTATGTTGAAAATGTAAATAGTGATGGTTCAATCAAAGTTTCAGAAATGAACTATAATGGTGGACCAGGTAACGTTTCAACTCGTACAATTTCAGCTAGCCAAGCTGGTTCATACAACTACATTTCATAA
- the nrdD gene encoding anaerobic ribonucleoside-triphosphate reductase: MNQLEQSLTGLIEKDPTIVNENANKDSNTFSTMRDLTAGIVSKSYALNYLLPKHIAEAHQNGDIHFHDLDYHPFQPLTNCCLVDAKSMLKNGFEIGNANVTSPKSIQTASAQLVQIIANVSSSQYGGCTVDRVDELLSEYAQYNERHHREVAQAYVKAEHLETYVEQQVTKDINDAIESLEYEINTLYTSNGQTPFVTLGFGLGTDTLSRKIQQAILKTRIKGLGKDRVTAIFPKLVFSIKDGINLKKDDPNYDIKQLALECSTKRMYPDILNYDKIVELLGDFKAPMGCRSFLPSWRNEQGENENNGRCNLGVVTLNLPRIALESQGDMTTFWKIFYHKMTLMHDALVYRIERLKEATVNNAPILYKSGAFKYKLDDHEDVMALFKNKRATISMGYIGLYETATVFYGPNWEHNDEAKAFTIEILKEMQRLQKQWTKQYDIWFSIYSTPSESLTDRFCRLDQERFGDIPDITSKGYYQNSFHYDVRKDITPFEKLDFEKDYPYYASGGFIHYCEYPKLNHNIKALEAVWDYAYDKVGYLGTNIPIDHCYECGFDGDFKSTPQGYQCPECGNDNPETVDVVKRTCGYLGNPVQRPVIEGRHKEMCARVKHMKES, translated from the coding sequence ATGAATCAACTAGAACAATCATTAACGGGTTTGATTGAGAAGGATCCAACTATCGTAAATGAGAATGCTAATAAAGATAGCAATACCTTTTCGACTATGCGCGATTTAACGGCAGGTATTGTTTCAAAATCATATGCTTTAAATTATTTATTGCCTAAACATATTGCTGAGGCGCATCAAAATGGTGACATTCACTTTCATGATTTAGATTATCACCCATTTCAACCATTAACAAATTGTTGCTTAGTTGATGCAAAAAGCATGCTGAAAAATGGCTTTGAAATAGGTAATGCCAATGTTACATCTCCAAAATCGATTCAGACAGCATCAGCACAACTTGTACAAATTATTGCGAACGTCTCTAGTAGTCAATACGGTGGATGTACAGTGGATCGTGTAGATGAATTATTGAGTGAGTATGCACAATATAATGAGCGACATCATCGTGAAGTAGCACAGGCCTATGTTAAAGCTGAGCACCTAGAAACATATGTAGAGCAACAAGTTACTAAAGATATTAATGACGCCATTGAAAGTTTGGAGTATGAGATTAATACACTGTATACCTCTAATGGTCAAACACCATTCGTCACATTAGGATTTGGCTTAGGAACAGATACATTAAGTCGTAAAATACAGCAGGCGATATTGAAAACGAGAATTAAAGGATTAGGTAAAGATCGTGTCACAGCCATTTTCCCTAAATTAGTATTTTCAATTAAAGATGGTATTAATTTGAAAAAAGATGATCCTAATTATGACATTAAACAACTTGCGTTAGAATGTTCAACAAAACGTATGTATCCTGATATATTAAATTACGACAAAATCGTTGAACTATTAGGCGATTTTAAAGCGCCGATGGGATGTCGATCTTTTTTACCAAGTTGGCGTAATGAACAAGGTGAAAATGAAAATAATGGCCGTTGCAATTTAGGTGTTGTTACTCTCAATTTACCAAGAATCGCGCTTGAATCACAAGGTGACATGACAACGTTTTGGAAAATTTTTTATCACAAAATGACGTTGATGCACGATGCTTTAGTATATAGAATAGAGCGATTAAAAGAAGCGACAGTTAATAATGCACCTATCTTATATAAAAGCGGTGCGTTTAAATATAAACTCGATGATCATGAAGATGTAATGGCGCTATTTAAGAATAAAAGAGCTACGATTTCCATGGGATACATCGGATTATATGAAACTGCTACAGTCTTTTATGGTCCTAATTGGGAACATAATGATGAAGCCAAAGCATTTACAATTGAAATATTAAAAGAAATGCAACGTCTGCAAAAGCAATGGACAAAACAATATGACATTTGGTTCAGTATATACAGTACACCTAGTGAGTCATTGACTGATCGCTTTTGCCGTTTAGATCAAGAACGATTTGGAGATATTCCAGATATTACAAGTAAAGGTTATTATCAAAATTCATTTCATTATGATGTAAGAAAAGATATTACGCCATTTGAAAAATTAGATTTTGAAAAAGATTATCCCTATTATGCGAGTGGTGGCTTTATCCATTATTGTGAGTATCCTAAATTAAATCATAATATTAAAGCACTAGAAGCGGTATGGGATTATGCTTATGATAAGGTAGGATATTTAGGTACTAATATTCCAATAGATCACTGTTATGAATGTGGATTTGATGGAGATTTTAAATCAACACCACAAGGCTATCAATGTCCAGAATGTGGTAATGATAACCCTGAAACGGTCGATGTTGTTAAACGGACATGCGGTTATTTAGGTAATCCAGTACAAAGACCTGTGATTGAAGGACGTCATAAAGAAATGTGTGCTCGTGTGAAACATATGAAGGAATCTTAA
- the nrdG gene encoding anaerobic ribonucleoside-triphosphate reductase activating protein: MTSILGIEHGQGYIAKIETHSFVDGEGVRCSVYVSGCPFQCLDCYNKAAQHFKYGEPFTEKILQEILSYCEPGYISGLSILGGEPFCNLDVTLRLVQAFRQRFGQTKTIWIWTGFQYEYLSQDKWLRFELLEYVDVLVDGMFITQLYRPNLPYKGSLNQRVIDVNTSLQRHQLCEYIYSGPSTSHSF; this comes from the coding sequence ATGACATCTATATTAGGAATAGAACATGGACAGGGATATATAGCCAAAATTGAAACACATAGCTTTGTAGACGGTGAGGGTGTACGGTGTAGTGTGTATGTTTCGGGATGTCCATTCCAATGTCTAGATTGCTATAACAAAGCGGCACAACATTTTAAATATGGTGAACCATTTACAGAAAAAATATTACAAGAGATTCTCTCATATTGTGAACCGGGTTATATTAGTGGCTTAAGTATTTTAGGAGGCGAACCCTTTTGTAATTTAGATGTGACATTGAGACTCGTGCAAGCATTTCGACAAAGATTTGGACAGACCAAAACAATATGGATTTGGACTGGGTTTCAATATGAATATCTTTCACAAGATAAGTGGCTACGTTTTGAATTATTAGAATATGTAGATGTGTTAGTTGATGGCATGTTTATCACTCAGTTATATCGTCCTAATCTACCTTACAAAGGTTCTTTAAATCAAAGAGTGATTGATGTCAATACATCATTGCAACGACACCAATTGTGTGAATACATTTACAGTGGTCCATCGACGAGTCACAGTTTTTAA
- a CDS encoding anaerobic C4-dicarboxylate transporter family protein yields the protein MLLFIIEIMIMVLAVLLGLRTAGALGCGIFAIVAQLIMIFGFQLPPGSAPVTAVLIILSIGIAGGTLQATGGIDYLVYIASKIIERFPKSIIFIAPMIVFVFVFGIGTANIALSLEPIIAKTAQKANIQPKKALTASVLTANLALLCSPAASATAYIISVLAGYDISMGKYLSIVLPTAILSMLLLSVFCTFVGKNDSISSQKLVELPEETLPSEFSKNVKFGVLAFLICVLGILTFGIFPHLMPSFNVNGKTVNVEMTDIVQFFMYLSAAINLLLSKINTSDILTSHISQSAFGALFAVLGPGWLGATIFNAPNNLKILKNDIGQAISSVPWLVIILVSVVAMIVISQTATASIMVPIVMSLGIPPLYFVAMVQTLNVNFVIPAQPTLLFAVELDETGRTRPTSFIIPGFFVIITSVVIGFTLKLFLGY from the coding sequence TTGCTACTGTTTATAATAGAAATTATGATTATGGTTTTAGCGGTGTTACTAGGTTTAAGAACAGCCGGAGCACTTGGTTGTGGCATATTTGCCATTGTAGCGCAACTGATTATGATTTTTGGCTTTCAATTACCACCTGGTTCGGCACCTGTCACAGCTGTGTTAATTATTCTTTCAATAGGTATTGCAGGTGGCACGTTGCAAGCTACTGGCGGTATAGACTACCTTGTATATATTGCATCTAAAATCATCGAGAGATTCCCAAAATCAATTATTTTTATTGCACCAATGATTGTGTTTGTCTTTGTCTTTGGTATTGGTACTGCCAATATTGCTTTATCATTAGAACCTATTATTGCTAAGACAGCTCAAAAAGCAAACATACAACCTAAAAAAGCACTTACTGCATCAGTACTCACTGCGAATTTAGCACTTTTATGTAGTCCGGCTGCATCAGCAACAGCTTATATTATTTCTGTATTAGCTGGTTACGATATTTCTATGGGTAAATATTTAAGTATCGTATTACCAACTGCGATTTTGAGTATGCTTTTATTAAGCGTATTCTGCACATTTGTTGGCAAAAATGATTCAATATCATCACAAAAGTTAGTTGAACTGCCAGAAGAGACTTTACCTAGTGAATTTTCTAAAAATGTGAAATTCGGTGTATTAGCATTCTTGATATGTGTGTTAGGTATATTAACATTTGGGATATTCCCTCATTTAATGCCATCTTTTAATGTAAATGGTAAAACGGTCAATGTTGAAATGACAGATATTGTACAATTCTTTATGTATTTAAGTGCTGCCATTAATCTATTATTATCAAAAATTAATACGTCAGATATTCTAACGTCACATATTTCTCAATCAGCATTTGGTGCATTGTTTGCAGTATTAGGTCCTGGTTGGTTAGGCGCTACTATATTTAATGCACCTAATAATTTGAAAATATTAAAAAATGATATTGGCCAAGCCATTAGCAGTGTACCTTGGCTAGTCATCATTCTCGTATCAGTAGTAGCGATGATCGTGATTTCTCAAACAGCGACTGCATCCATTATGGTGCCAATTGTTATGAGTCTAGGCATTCCGCCCTTATATTTTGTCGCCATGGTTCAGACGCTTAACGTTAACTTTGTGATTCCAGCACAACCTACTTTATTATTTGCAGTTGAATTGGACGAAACGGGCAGAACAAGGCCTACGAGTTTTATTATTCCGGGATTCTTTGTCATAATCACCTCAGTTGTAATTGGTTTTACATTAAAATTATTTTTAGGATACTAA
- a CDS encoding BCCT family transporter — MRKEKVMDWTTFIGVVIVLLLAVIPMMVFPKASETIITDINSAISNSIGSVYLFLGLAIFCFVLYIAFGKYGNVTLGRASDKPEFNTFTWAAMLFCAGIGSDILYWGVIEWAFYYQVPPNGAKSMSDEALQYATQYGMFHWGPIAWAIYVLPALPIGYLVFVKKQPIYKISQACRPILKGQTDKFVGKLVDILFIFGLLGGAATSLALGVPLISAGIERLTGLNGENMIMRSIILLTITVIFAISSYTGLKKGIQKLSDVNVWLSFILLAFVFIIGPTVFIMETTVTGLGNMMRDFFHMATWVEPFGGIGHRKETHFPQDWTIFYWSWWLVYAPFIGLFIARISKGRTLKEVVLGTMIYGTLGCALFFGIFGNYAVYLQISGQFNVVDFLNHHSTEATIIEVMHHLPFPTITIVLFLISAFLFLATTFDSGSYILAAASQKKVIGEPLRANRLFWAFALCLLPFSLMLVGGERALDVLKTASILASVPLIVIFIFMMVSFLITLGRDRIKLETRAEKLKEVERRSLRIVQVKEEEQDDNL, encoded by the coding sequence TTGAGAAAAGAAAAAGTTATGGACTGGACGACCTTTATAGGTGTAGTCATAGTGTTACTTTTAGCTGTTATACCTATGATGGTTTTCCCGAAAGCAAGTGAGACAATTATTACAGATATCAATAGTGCAATTTCTAACTCGATTGGTTCTGTTTATTTATTCTTAGGATTAGCTATTTTTTGTTTCGTTTTATACATAGCATTTGGTAAATACGGTAATGTTACTCTAGGTAGAGCGAGTGACAAGCCGGAATTTAACACATTTACTTGGGCAGCCATGTTATTCTGTGCAGGTATTGGTTCAGATATTCTATATTGGGGTGTAATTGAGTGGGCATTCTATTATCAAGTGCCACCTAATGGCGCTAAAAGTATGTCCGATGAAGCACTACAGTATGCGACGCAATACGGAATGTTCCACTGGGGTCCGATTGCATGGGCGATTTATGTATTGCCAGCATTACCAATTGGTTATTTAGTGTTCGTTAAAAAACAACCTATATATAAAATTAGCCAAGCGTGTAGACCTATATTAAAAGGACAAACAGATAAGTTTGTAGGTAAACTTGTTGATATCTTATTTATCTTCGGATTATTAGGCGGTGCAGCGACCTCACTTGCCTTAGGTGTACCTTTAATATCAGCAGGTATTGAAAGACTTACTGGTCTGAATGGCGAGAATATGATAATGCGTTCAATTATTTTATTAACTATCACAGTTATATTTGCCATTAGTTCATATACAGGATTGAAAAAAGGGATTCAAAAGCTGAGTGACGTCAATGTATGGTTATCATTTATCTTATTAGCCTTTGTCTTCATTATTGGACCAACTGTATTTATTATGGAAACTACAGTGACTGGATTAGGGAACATGATGCGAGATTTCTTCCATATGGCCACTTGGGTTGAGCCATTTGGTGGTATCGGTCATCGTAAAGAGACACATTTCCCTCAAGATTGGACGATATTCTATTGGTCATGGTGGCTAGTGTATGCACCATTTATTGGTTTATTTATTGCTCGAATTTCAAAAGGTAGAACTCTAAAAGAAGTCGTTCTTGGTACAATGATATATGGTACGTTAGGTTGTGCATTATTCTTTGGTATATTTGGTAACTATGCCGTTTATTTACAAATTTCTGGTCAATTTAATGTGGTTGATTTCTTAAATCATCACAGTACAGAAGCGACTATCATTGAGGTAATGCATCATTTACCATTCCCAACTATAACGATTGTCTTATTCTTAATTTCAGCATTCTTATTCTTAGCGACAACATTTGATTCTGGTTCTTATATTTTAGCAGCTGCTTCTCAAAAGAAAGTGATTGGGGAGCCATTAAGAGCGAACAGATTATTCTGGGCATTTGCGTTATGTTTATTGCCATTCTCACTAATGTTAGTGGGTGGGGAACGTGCACTAGATGTACTTAAGACTGCATCGATACTTGCGAGTGTACCATTAATCGTCATATTTATATTTATGATGGTCTCATTCTTGATTACTTTAGGACGAGATCGAATCAAATTAGAAACACGTGCTGAGAAATTAAAAGAGGTTGAAAGACGTTCACTACGAATTGTTCAAGTGAAAGAAGAAGAACAAGACGATAATTTATAA
- a CDS encoding GbsR/MarR family transcriptional regulator, with protein sequence MVINSIGETMDLYGINRSVGNLYGIMVFEGSMTLDEMRQQLQMSKPSMSAGVKKLQEYDIVKQQFTRGSRKQHFIAKKDFFTFFRNFFTKKWEREIDTNMEAVKDAEAILNPLLNNSDLTDEERQDIDKVKAQLDHSKVYYEWLAQLSEALETGEIFKYFPIPEHEDK encoded by the coding sequence TTGGTAATTAATTCCATTGGTGAAACAATGGACTTGTATGGCATTAATCGTAGTGTTGGTAACTTATACGGTATCATGGTGTTTGAAGGAAGTATGACACTAGATGAAATGAGACAACAACTGCAAATGAGTAAACCTAGCATGAGTGCAGGTGTAAAGAAACTACAAGAATATGACATCGTTAAACAACAATTTACAAGAGGTAGCAGAAAGCAACATTTCATTGCTAAAAAAGACTTCTTTACTTTCTTCCGCAATTTCTTCACAAAAAAATGGGAACGAGAAATCGATACAAACATGGAAGCAGTTAAAGATGCTGAAGCTATTTTAAATCCTCTCTTAAACAACAGTGATTTAACTGATGAAGAAAGACAAGATATTGATAAAGTGAAAGCACAACTCGATCATTCAAAGGTGTATTACGAATGGTTAGCACAACTTAGCGAAGCTTTAGAAACAGGAGAAATCTTTAAATACTTCCCTATTCCAGAACACGAAGATAAGTAA